A genome region from Hoplias malabaricus isolate fHopMal1 chromosome 8, fHopMal1.hap1, whole genome shotgun sequence includes the following:
- the slc66a3 gene encoding solute carrier family 66 member 3: MEYGSMLHFANFSALFLCAVLKFPQISLLFKARSAAGVSLYSLLLELLGFIVFVNYQMYYDYPLPTFLEYPILIAQDVILLLLILHYNGNLKQILIYAAVFVGLWNVLTIEKWVIDLAMSLCTFISASSKLAQLQCLWRSKNSAQVSTLTWALASYTCMARIFTTVVTTGDTQVLVRFIAMTILNLWVTFTVMYYKPSSKKQD, encoded by the exons ATGGAGTACGGGTCTATGCTGCATTTCGCTAATTTCAGCGCTCTGTTTCTCTGCGCGGTGCTAAAGTTCCCGCAGATATCGCTGCTGTTTAAAGCGCGGTCGGCGGCGGGAGTCAGTCTCTACAGCCTCCTGTTGGAACTGCTGGG GTTTATAGTGTTTGTGAACTATCAGATGTATTATGATTACCCTCTTCCAACATTTTTGGAGTATCCCATTCTCATCGCACAAG ATGTAatcctgctgctgctgattcTGCACTACAATGGAAACCTGAAGCAAATCCTCATCTATGCAGCTGT ATTTGTGGGACTATGGAACGTCCTGACCATTGAGAAGTGGGTTATTGACCTGGCCATG AGTCTGTGTACGTTCATCAGTGCAAGCAGTAAACTGGCTCAGCTGCAGTGTCTTTGGAGATCAAAAAATTCCGCACAAGTGTCTACTCTCACCTGGGCTCTGGCTTCGTATACATGTATGG CCAGGATCTTCACTACAGTGGTAAccactggagacactcagg TTCTTGTCCGGTTCATTGCCATGACGATCTTGAACTTGTGGGTGACGTTTACAGTAATGTACTACAAACCCAGCAGCAAGAAACAGGACTGA